Proteins co-encoded in one Nicotiana sylvestris chromosome 7, ASM39365v2, whole genome shotgun sequence genomic window:
- the LOC104214553 gene encoding NADH kinase isoform X2, which yields MARRRLLLLLKPFDVLPTNQSENNFHFRNPKVLKYLDNRRLVHKEAINFCQSILRKKLVDWEAVYRFNLSQPIRGVDLVVTIGGDGTLLQASHFVDNSIPVLGVNSDPTQAKEVEEYSEEFDASRSTGFLCAATVKNFEQIIDDILESRVRPSEVSRMSVTLNSKQLSPYALNDVLIAHPCPATVSRFSFRTKKEEQSCSSLVHCRSSGLRVSTAAGSTAAMLSAGGFAMPILSKDLQYIVREPIAPGAYNSLMHGIVKPEELMDIAWYCKEGLIYIDGSHLVHSVQHGDIIELSSNAPTLKVFLPSHLIS from the exons ATGGCGAGGAGACGGTTGTTGCTTTTATTAAAGCCTTTCGATGTGTTACCGACAAACCAATCAGAGAACAATTTTCATTTCAGAAACCCTAAG GTATTAAAATATCTAGACAATAGACGTCTGGTTCACAAGGAGGCTATAAACTTCTGTCAGAGTATTTTGAGGAAAAAGCTTGTTGACTGGGAAGCTGTTTATCGTTTTAATCTATCTCAGCCGATCCGTGGTGTAGATTTAGTAGTTACAATAGGAGGAGATGGTACATTATTGCAGGCAAGCCATTTTGTGGATAATTCGATTCCTGTTCTAGGCGTAAATTCTGACCCAACTCAAGCAAAAGAG GTTGAAGAATACAGTGAAGAATTTGACGCTTCAAGGAGTACAGGATTTCTTTGTGCGGCAACTGTCAAGAACTTTGAACAA ATAATAGATGACATCCTTGAAAGTCGTGTTAGACCTTCTGAAGTCTCAAGGATGTCAGTCACTCTCAACTCAAAGCAACTGTCACCTTACGCACTTAATGATGTTTTGATTGCTCATCCTTGTCCTGCTACAGTTTCCCGATTCTCATTCAG AACAAAGAAAGAGGAGCAGTCTTGTTCTTCTCTGGTGCATTGCAGATCAAGTGGACTTAGAGTGTCAACAGCTGCTGGGTCAACAGCTGCAATGCTTTCAGCAGGTGGATTTGCAATGCCAATTTTATCCAAAGATCTCCAGTATATAGTGAGAGAACCCATTGCTCCCGGAGCTTACAATAGCCTGATGCACGGCATTGTGAAGCCTGAGGAGTTGATGGATATCGCCTGGTATTGCAAAGAAGGGCTGATTTATATTGATGGCTCTCATCTTGTCCACTCTGTTCAGCATGGGGATATCATTGAACTCTCTTCCAATGCTCCAACATTGAAAGTTTTTTTGCCATCTCACTTGATATCATGA
- the LOC104214551 gene encoding B-box zinc finger protein 22 translates to MKIQCNVCEVAEANVLCCADEAALCWSCDEKVHAANKLASKHQRVPLSGSSSSMPKCDICQESVGYFFCLEDRALLCRKCDIAIHTANPHVSAHQRFLLTGVKVGLEPVDPGGASSSGTSQSIQKVSEPESASLSKRNAPISLDAQFDKVLPPQASAVGEFAPSRSPFAGGSAAGSIPQWQFDEYIGLNDFNQNYGYMDDGSSRADNGKLGESDCSSILRFEDEELDGEECLGQVPDTSWAVPQVPSPPTASGLYWPKTYQNPFDCSMFVPDVSYSPSHNLQQRPPNGTSLKRRRQC, encoded by the exons ATGAAGATTCAGTGTAACGTTTGTGAGGTTGCGGAGGCGAACGTCTTGTGCTGCGCCGACGAGGCGGCGCTCTGCTGGTCCTGTGATGAGAAGGTTCACGCTGCTAATAAGCTGGCTAGTAAGCACCAGAGAGTTCCTCTCTCTGGCTCTTCTTCTTCCATGCCTAAATGTGACATCTGCCAG GAATCAGTTGGCTATTTCTTTTGTCTCGAGGATCGGGCTTTACTTTGCCGAAAATGTGATATTGCTATTCACACAGCTAATCCTCATGTCTCAGCTCACCAAAGATTTTTGCTGACTGGAGTGAAAGTAGGACTTGAACCCGTTGATCCTGGTGGTGCATCATCCTCAGGGACGTCGCAGTCCATTCAGAAGGTTTCAGAGCCAGAGTCTGCTTCACTTTCTAAACGAAATGCCCCAATATCGTTGGATGCTCAATTTGACAAAGTATTACCTCCCCAGGCAAGTGCTGTTGGGGAGTTTGCTCCTAGTAGGTCTCCATTTGCTGGAGGTTCTGCAGCTGGAAGTATTCCGCAATGGCAGTTTGATGAATATATTGGCCTGAACGATTTCAATCAGAATTATGGATACATGGATGATGGATCATCCAGG GCGGATAATGGGAAACTTGGAGAGTCAGACTGTTCGTCTATCTTGAGATTTGAAGATGAAGAACTAGACGGTGAGGAGTGCTTGGGTCAGGTTCCAGACACATCTTGGGCAGTGCCACAAGTACCTTCCCCACCTACGGCCTCTGGACTTTACTGGCCCAAAACTTACCAGAATCCATTTGATTGCTCAATGTTTGTGCCTGACGTTAGTTACTCCCCTTCACATAACCTTCAACAGCGACCTCCAAATGGTACTAGTCTGAAACGAAGAAGGCAGTGTTAA
- the LOC104214550 gene encoding probable receptor-like protein kinase At1g33260: MEASPSNIGKSNKLSKAKKVSNTNDFSLGNSPFVCGWWGSLLTSTSSCCSFPSYYYYFFTFFFCTASSSFPVASQPLATPPTAVPPLYNHKYSRVIISTSAAFGILLFLFFCAMALFKCLGFKLKRRSGVLDSKVAGDEEENKDCSKKFGVRRFTCDEVEKFTMNLSRSRLIAYGGFSTVYLAQFPDSLLGAVKIIDLSSERFQKVYQQELDILLQIQHENIVKFLGYCDNGEEGMLVFEYISNGTLQEKLHGTDARKMSWKNRMAIAFQLAKAIEYLHDKCTLPIVHGDIKASNVLLDKKFNCKLCDFGSAKMGFSSTILPPNSSTNRMMLGSPGYTDPHYLRTGIASKKNDIYSFGIIILELISGFEALSSDSGERLISKAGNILRDASKVAEMVDSRLNGAYDLEEAKAMVSLAGLCLGDSPSLRPSASEILDTITSRIPSIFSLSKNLTDY, translated from the coding sequence ATGGAAGCCTCACCATCCAACATTGGTAAGAGTAATAAATTGTCAAAGGCGAAGAAAGTTTCAAATACAAACGATTTTAGTCTTGGAAATAGTCCATTTGTCTGTGGGTGGTGGGGTTCTTTGTTAACTAGTACTAGTAGTTGTTGCTCTTTCCCTTCATATTACTACTATTTCTTTACATTTTTCTTTTgtactgcttcttcttctttccccGTTGCTTCACAGCCTTTAGCCACTCCACCGACGGCAGTACCACCCCTTTATAATCACAAATACAGCAGAGTTATTATTTCAACTAGTGCTGCTTTTGGTATtttgctctttcttttcttttgtgccATGGCTTTATTCAAGTGTTTAGGGTTCAAGTTAAAGCGACGCAGTGGAGTTCTTGATTCTAAGGTTGCAGGAGATGAAGAGGAAAATAAGGACTGCTCAAAAAAGTTTGGTGTGAGGAGATTTACGTGTGATGAGGTGGAGAAATTTACTATGAATTTGTCGCGGTCTAGGTTAATTGCTTATGGGGGATTTAGCACAGTTTATTTAGCACAATTTCCTGATTCACTGCTAGGGGCTGTTAAAATAATAGACCTAAGCAGTGAACGTTTTCAGAAGGTTTACCAACAAGAATTGGATATTTTGCTTCAAATCCAACATGAAAACATAGTCAAATTTCTTGGATATTGTGATAATGGAGAAGAAGGGATGTTGGTATTTGAGTATATTTCAAACGGGACTTTACAGGAGAAATTACACGGTACTGATGCTAGAAAAATGTCATGGAAAAATCGTATGGCTATAGCATTTCAACTTGCTAAAGCTATTGAATATTTACATGATAAGTGTACACTCCCTATAGTACATGGTGATATAAAAGCTTCAAATGTGTTACTTGACAAGAAATTCAATTGCAAGTTATGTGATTTTGGGTCAGCAAAAATGGGATTTTCATCAACAATTTTGCCACCAAATTCGTCGACTAATCGTATGATGCTTGGTTCTCCAGGCTATACAGATCCTCACTACTTAAGAACTGGCATTGCCTCAAAAAAGAATGATATATACAGCTTTGGTATAATTATTTTGGAATTAATTTCTGGCTTTGAAGCACTTTCTTCTGATAGTGGAGAAAGGTTAATATCAAAAGCTGGTAATATATTAAGGGATGCATCTAAAGTAGCAGAAATGGTGGATTCAAGACTTAATGGAGCTTATGATCTGGAGGAAGCTAAGGCTATGGTTTCACTAGCAGGATTATGCCTTGGTGATTCCCCAAGCCTTAGGCCCTCTGCTTCTGAAATTTTAGATACTATTACAAGTAGAATTCCTTCTATTTTCTCCTTATCAAAAAATTTGACTGATTATTAG
- the LOC104214553 gene encoding NADH kinase isoform X3 yields the protein MCYRQTNQRTIFISETLRVRLLRMKLLQVLKYLDNRRLVHKEAINFCQSILRKKLVDWEAVYRFNLSQPIRGVDLVVTIGGDGTLLQASHFVDNSIPVLGVNSDPTQAKEVEEYSEEFDASRSTGFLCAATVKNFEQIIDDILESRVRPSEVSRMSVTLNSKQLSPYALNDVLIAHPCPATVSRFSFRTKKEEQSCSSLVHCRSSGLRVSTAAGSTAAMLSAGGFAMPILSKDLQYIVREPIAPGAYNSLMHGIVKPEELMDIAWYCKEGLIYIDGSHLVHSVQHGDIIELSSNAPTLKVFLPSHLIS from the exons ATGTGTTACCGACAAACCAATCAGAGAACAATTTTCATTTCAGAAACCCTAAG GGTGAGACTTCTTCGCATGAAGTTATTGCAGGTATTAAAATATCTAGACAATAGACGTCTGGTTCACAAGGAGGCTATAAACTTCTGTCAGAGTATTTTGAGGAAAAAGCTTGTTGACTGGGAAGCTGTTTATCGTTTTAATCTATCTCAGCCGATCCGTGGTGTAGATTTAGTAGTTACAATAGGAGGAGATGGTACATTATTGCAGGCAAGCCATTTTGTGGATAATTCGATTCCTGTTCTAGGCGTAAATTCTGACCCAACTCAAGCAAAAGAG GTTGAAGAATACAGTGAAGAATTTGACGCTTCAAGGAGTACAGGATTTCTTTGTGCGGCAACTGTCAAGAACTTTGAACAA ATAATAGATGACATCCTTGAAAGTCGTGTTAGACCTTCTGAAGTCTCAAGGATGTCAGTCACTCTCAACTCAAAGCAACTGTCACCTTACGCACTTAATGATGTTTTGATTGCTCATCCTTGTCCTGCTACAGTTTCCCGATTCTCATTCAG AACAAAGAAAGAGGAGCAGTCTTGTTCTTCTCTGGTGCATTGCAGATCAAGTGGACTTAGAGTGTCAACAGCTGCTGGGTCAACAGCTGCAATGCTTTCAGCAGGTGGATTTGCAATGCCAATTTTATCCAAAGATCTCCAGTATATAGTGAGAGAACCCATTGCTCCCGGAGCTTACAATAGCCTGATGCACGGCATTGTGAAGCCTGAGGAGTTGATGGATATCGCCTGGTATTGCAAAGAAGGGCTGATTTATATTGATGGCTCTCATCTTGTCCACTCTGTTCAGCATGGGGATATCATTGAACTCTCTTCCAATGCTCCAACATTGAAAGTTTTTTTGCCATCTCACTTGATATCATGA
- the LOC104214553 gene encoding NADH kinase isoform X1, which produces MARRRLLLLLKPFDVLPTNQSENNFHFRNPKLLQVLKYLDNRRLVHKEAINFCQSILRKKLVDWEAVYRFNLSQPIRGVDLVVTIGGDGTLLQASHFVDNSIPVLGVNSDPTQAKEVEEYSEEFDASRSTGFLCAATVKNFEQIIDDILESRVRPSEVSRMSVTLNSKQLSPYALNDVLIAHPCPATVSRFSFRTKKEEQSCSSLVHCRSSGLRVSTAAGSTAAMLSAGGFAMPILSKDLQYIVREPIAPGAYNSLMHGIVKPEELMDIAWYCKEGLIYIDGSHLVHSVQHGDIIELSSNAPTLKVFLPSHLIS; this is translated from the exons ATGGCGAGGAGACGGTTGTTGCTTTTATTAAAGCCTTTCGATGTGTTACCGACAAACCAATCAGAGAACAATTTTCATTTCAGAAACCCTAAG TTATTGCAGGTATTAAAATATCTAGACAATAGACGTCTGGTTCACAAGGAGGCTATAAACTTCTGTCAGAGTATTTTGAGGAAAAAGCTTGTTGACTGGGAAGCTGTTTATCGTTTTAATCTATCTCAGCCGATCCGTGGTGTAGATTTAGTAGTTACAATAGGAGGAGATGGTACATTATTGCAGGCAAGCCATTTTGTGGATAATTCGATTCCTGTTCTAGGCGTAAATTCTGACCCAACTCAAGCAAAAGAG GTTGAAGAATACAGTGAAGAATTTGACGCTTCAAGGAGTACAGGATTTCTTTGTGCGGCAACTGTCAAGAACTTTGAACAA ATAATAGATGACATCCTTGAAAGTCGTGTTAGACCTTCTGAAGTCTCAAGGATGTCAGTCACTCTCAACTCAAAGCAACTGTCACCTTACGCACTTAATGATGTTTTGATTGCTCATCCTTGTCCTGCTACAGTTTCCCGATTCTCATTCAG AACAAAGAAAGAGGAGCAGTCTTGTTCTTCTCTGGTGCATTGCAGATCAAGTGGACTTAGAGTGTCAACAGCTGCTGGGTCAACAGCTGCAATGCTTTCAGCAGGTGGATTTGCAATGCCAATTTTATCCAAAGATCTCCAGTATATAGTGAGAGAACCCATTGCTCCCGGAGCTTACAATAGCCTGATGCACGGCATTGTGAAGCCTGAGGAGTTGATGGATATCGCCTGGTATTGCAAAGAAGGGCTGATTTATATTGATGGCTCTCATCTTGTCCACTCTGTTCAGCATGGGGATATCATTGAACTCTCTTCCAATGCTCCAACATTGAAAGTTTTTTTGCCATCTCACTTGATATCATGA